GGGCCTTTCGGAAAATCGCCCTGACAGACCGGTCGATTCTGGCCGTCGTCGACATGTCCCTGCCCTCCCGCACCGGACTGGAAATCTGCCGGGTCATCCGGTCGTCCCCCCGGGGGCAAAAGACCCCGATCCTGGCCCTCTCGGGTCCGGAAGGCGCGGATCTCAAAATCCAGACCCTCACCGAAGGGGCCGCCGACGACTTTCTCGAAAAGCCGTTCAACCCCCGGGAGTTTCTTGTGCGGATCGGGGTGTTGCTCCGTCGGTATTACCGGGAAGAATTCCGGGGACTACGCTTCGTCTTTGGACCCCTGACATTCGACTCCGACCGGATGGAACTTCGTCTTTCGGGAAAGGAAATCTTGCTCACCCCGATCGAATATCGCATCATGCATTACCTGATCCTGCACCAGGGATTTCTCATCCGGAAAGAAGATCTGTCCGCCGCCTTATGGAGCCCGGACGCCATGGTCGAGGAAGACAATCTGAAAGTGCACATCTGTTCCATCCGGAAAAAGCTCGGGGATCCCGCGAAGGCCTCCCGGTTCATCGAAACCGTCCGGGGGTTCGGGTACCGTTTCCGGAAACACTGGCAGGAGGCCCCTCCTCCGGAAAAAGACGCACCATGATCCGTTTCAGGGCATGCCGGATTGTTCTTGCCGGGATCGCCGTTCTGGGGATCGTTCCTGTCCTCTTCAGCCACTCCCTTTTTGCCCGGGGTGACTCCCGGAACGACCCCGGGGGATGGACCACCGTCGCCACCGTTCCTCTCCCCGGACCGCCCGGGCGATTCGATTACCAGAGTCTGGACCCCCGCACGGGCTATCTCTATATTGCCGGGATGGGGAGCGACAGCCTTCTCGTCTTCAATACCCGAAAAAACCACCTTGTCGCCGACCTTCCCGGTTTTCCCCACGCCCACGGGGTTCTCGTCCTCCCCGAGCTTCACCGGGCCTATGTGACCGTGTCCCCCGAAGGACATTCCCGGAAGGGACATCTGGCCGTCGTCGACACAGTTTCCTTCCGGACGATCGCGATGATCCCGACCGGTCTTCATCCCGACGGACTCGACCGGGATCCTTCCACCCGCCGTCTCTTCGTTTCGAACGAATGGGGAAAGAGCCTCACCGTGATCGATCTCCGGACCAACCATGCGATCGGAACCGTTCCCCTCGGAGGAGAAGTCGGCAACACCCGCCTGGACCCTTCGACCGGACAAATCGTTTCCCTCGTCCAGAGCACGGGGGACCTGGTCGAAATCAATCCGGCCACGCTCAAGATCGTCCGCCGGATCCCGCTTCCCTGCGAATGGCCGCACAGCCTCTACATCCTTGTCCGTCCCCACCGGGCTTTTGTGGGCTGCGAAAAAGACGCCCGCCTCCTGTCCGTCAACCTGGACAATGAAAAAATTTCTCCGCGGCTGTCGACCGGCGGAAAACCCGATGTCCTGACCTGGGATCCCGAAGACCGGAGACTTTTTGTCGCCTCGGAATCCGGGATCGTCTCGGTCTACCGGGAACAGGCCGGAACGCTCTCGGAAATCTCTCACCGATTTCTGGGAAAGGCGGCCCACACAATCCTGTTCGATCCCGGGAACCGTCTGCTGTACCTCCCGCTGGAAAATTCGGGCGGCCGACCCGTTCTCCGGATTCTTGATTGGAGGGAAGACGGGCCCGGTCCGGTGAAGTCAGTCGTCCCGGGACAATCCCCCTCTCCGTAAGGCTTTTCTGCACGGCTCCTTCTATCCCGGAGCACTCTCTTTCCTTCCCGTTGCCAAAAGCGCTTGGAAAAGACCCGTTGAACGCCCGCCGGCATTGGACAAGGCTTCCCGGAGAACCCCCCGGCTGGCATAGACCGTCAGCCTTTTCCGGGCCCGGGTCACGGCCGTATAGAGAAGAGACCGGCTCAGAAGGGCGTTGGACTCCGAACCGAGAAGGACCGTCACATGATCAAATTCGGACCCCTGACTTTTATGCACGGTCAGGGCGAATGCCTCCTCCCATGCCGGCATCAGCAGGGGGGAAGCGACCCTCATCGTCTGCCCGGGCCCCTGAAAAAAGGCGCGGATGGCGGTGTTTCCCTCCATTTCCAGAAGACCCGGATCCCCGTTCATGAATCCCGACTCCACCGAATTTTCGGTCACGATCACCGGCACGAACCTCCGGTAACATCCGGACCTGTTTTCAAAATGGTTCCGGAGGAGGCGGTTCACCGTCCGCGTCCCCAAAGGCCCTTCCCGAACGGCACCCAACAGGGCGAACTGTCCCAGCTTCTCCCAGGCTTCTTCGGCAGAGCGGCTCTCCACGACAGGAAGCCAGGCTTCGATCAGGGTTTTTCCGATCTCCCGGATCGCGCCTGTCCGGGGCTCGATCCACCGGATGGGGCCCGACTTTTCACCGGAAGCAAGAATCTCGAGAACCGTTCCGGCATCGCCCTGCCGGACCCCTTCGGCCAGACGGCCGAAATCGTCCCAGCTGTCCTGCCGGTAATTCCGGGTCAGCACCTGAAAGGCCCGGGAAATCTCCGGACGGGTCTTTTGTTCTACGCTCATCGCCAGGGCCAGATCCCCGAACACCGAGCCGGGACCGACGCTCGAAAGCTGGTCGGGATCGCCGACCAGGATCACCGATGTTTCCGGAGAGAGGGCGCGGAAGAGACGGGCCATCAGGGACAGATCCACCATGGAACATTCGTCGACCAGCACGAGGTCCTGCACAAGAGGGCGGTCCTCCCCCGGAGAGGCTCCTCCCGGCGAGATTCCCAGAAGACGGTGCAGCGTCAGAACGTCCACCTCCGGAAGAGACAGGGCTTCCCGGAATCGCCGGGCCGCCTTTCCCGTCGGCGTGGCAACCACCAGATGCGCTTCGGGACGGAGAATTTTCCAGACTTTCAGGATTTCCGCGCTCGTGTACGTTTTTCCCGTTCCCGGCCCCCCCGTCAACAGAAAAAATGGCCGGAACAGGGCTCCTTCGAGAAGTCGTCTTCTGTCTTCCACCCCGCCGGACGCCAGGCGGAGAATCTCCTGATCCCGGGCATCCGGCTCCCGGGCCCCGAGGGACAATCGTTCCCGAATGGACCGGGCAAGAAAGGATTCTTGCCGGTAAAGGGCAGAAAAATACAGGCACCGGTTCGCATACAGAAACGGCGAAGGCCCTTCGCCGGGACCTGTCACCAGGGGGTGGGCATCCAGAATCGCCTCCCATCGGGACGGGTCCGGGAGGCGATTTTTCCAGGAAAGCACCCAGGGGTGGTGTTGGACCTCGTCCAGATCGATCAGGACATGACCATCCCTCCGGGCCCGCGACAGAATCGCCACCATCAGAAGGACCAGGAGGGTCTCCTCTTCGGAGCCGGTTTGGGGTTGACCCCGTCGCGTCAAAATCAGAAGCCCCCGGTCGATGTCCGCCATGCGCCCGGCCTCCTGTTCCCGATCGCACCAGGCTGAAAAGTCCTCCGGCAAATCCTTCATGGACCCCCCTCCTTCGGGGGTGTCCAAAGGACGGTTCCCGAACCTCTTTCGCGCCCCATTCCCCGCAGGAAAAGAAACAGAAACCCGCCGAATTCCCCTTCGTTCCCGGTCAGTGCCAGATGCCGGCGGCAGGCTCCGGAATAGATCCGGGCCTGGAGATCGTAGCGATGATCAGAGAGCACACGCTCCAGGGATTCGGGGGCGTACGGGTTTCCCTCTCCTGTCAGGAAATTCGTCTTGTAGTCGATCAGATAGACGGTCTTTCCGGACCAGACAACGACATCGATCACTCCCCGAAGATGGGAGGCGACCTCCCTTTCCCCGGCGTTTTCCTCGTCCGGCAACCGGAGAAGAAACGGTTCTTCGAAGCGGGAGCGATCATCCAGAAGGTCCGCCAGCGGAAGACCTGAGATGGGAATCAGCGGCGTACAAAGGCCCTGCTCCGCCAGCTCCAGCGCGGACGAGGTCCAGCCCCCCACCTCGTCCGAAGGCCGGGAGGGAAAAGACGACCGGAGCCATTCCCGCACGTCCGCACGGGACGGAGAGATTTTTTTGGCTTTCTTGTAACGCACGATCCATTTGCCGGCTTCCTCCAGCACCCCGTGCACAAACACACCAAAGGCCCGACCGGCAGCCCCCGGTCTTTCCACCAGATTCCCCGAGAGATCCTCTCCGTCTTCGTCACCAATCAGGGGGTCGGTGCCGTTCCAGGCATCGCTGTCCTCTCCCCGGGCGACGATGGCGGTGAAGCTTGTCACCCGCCGGGGAACGGGAAGGGGGTGGGCGAGAGAGCGGACAACAATCTCGTCTTCAACCTTCCCTTGCTCTTTGGGCGTTTTATGGTTCCTCTCTCCGGACGATTCCCGGGGCTCAAAAAAAGAAACCCCGTCCACACCGGAAAAAGCCTCTTCCAGCGCTTCCCGCATGGCAAAGAAGCGTTTTTCAGTGACGGTTTTTTCACGCCGCCCCTCCAGATGCCGATCCGTCTCCAGAAGGTGATCAAGCGCAGACTGCTTTTTCCGGTTCAGGGGACAGAAAAGATAAACCCTTTCCCGCGCGCGCGTCAGGGCCACATAAAGAAGGCGGAGAGATTCGCTCTGGTCCGAATCCTCCCCGTCCTCCTCCCGGAACGCCTCTTCCTCTTTCCGTGTTTTTTCGGGAATGCCAAACGGCACGAAAACGACAGGGAACTCGAGCCCCTTGCTCTTGTGAACGGTCAAAATATGCACGCCCGTTCCCGGCTCTCCCCCGACGGTTTCTTCATGCGATTCTCCCTCTGGGGACAGGCGGGCCCGGGAGAAAAAGCGATGCTGGTCGGGTGGCGTCGGAAACTGTCCGGCCGCCTTTTCAATCCGGTCAACAAGCCGGTCGATGCGCTGACGGGTTCGCCCGGCGGACAAAAGTCGCGTCCAGACCCCCATCCGGAAAAACAGCTCCCGGAAAGCCGCCCGGATGCCGTGCGTGCGCCAGAGCCGGGACGCTTCCAGAAAGACTTCCTGAACGGGCCGGGCCTGCTCCGGGTCCCGGACAAGACCATCAATCCTTCGGGCGTCCCACCCGAACAGCCCGGTTCCGAGCGCCAGACAAAGGACCGGCATGCGCCAGGGGGAAAGGAGCGCGTCCAGCACCGTCGCGATCTCGTCCGCTTCGCGCGTATGGAAGACGGAACCCGGAGACGCACTGTTGTAGGGGATTCCCCGCTCCCGAAAGAAACCGGCGACCCGTTCCCCGTCATCATTTTTCGGGACAAGAACGGCGATATCCGACGCCGCAAGCGGCCGGTCGTTCAGGAGTATCTTTCCCGAGAGAAGACGGTCCACCTCGTCGGCCGTCACCCGTGCAAAATCATCCAGTTTGTCCTTCGGACCACGACCGGGATAAACCAGAAAACACGACCCGGAAAAGGCCGGATCCACAAGTTCGGGCTTCCTGCCCGAGACCGGTGAAGAAGGATGATAGGACACCCCTTCCAGAAGAAACGGGGACGGATGACGTCCGAAGAGCCGGTTGACCGCATGCAGAACCCCCGGCGAAGAGCGGTAATTGACGGAGAGGCGGAGAGGCGGAGAGGCCGGAGAGGACTTTGCCTGGCGGGAAAACTCGAGATAGGCCCCGACATCGGCTCCCCGGAAACGGTAGATCGATTGCTTGGGATCGCCAATCCAGAACAGGGCGGACCCCGGACGGGGATCCCGATAGATCCGGGCGAAGATTCCGGACTGATCGCGGCTCGTGTCCTGGGACTCATCGACAAACGCCACGGGGAAACGGTCCCGGAGACGTTGTGCCACCGATTCACGCTCCAGGGAGTCCGCGACCCGGAGAATCAGATCGTCATAGGTCGCAATACCCCGGACCTCCCGTTCGCGAAGCTCCCGATGTTTCCAGGTCCCAGCCAGATCCCGAAAAGAGGACCGTATCACCTCCTGAAGATCCCGGGCGGACTGAAGAGTCCTGCCGAGCAATTCGCGCAGGGCGTCTTCCCCCGGAGGAAAAGTCTCCCCGAGGTCCGCATCGTCATAGGAAAGGCCCAGTGCGGGAATCTCCCTGTCTCCCAGAAGGTCCCGCACCCTGTGGGGAAGGACTTCCCGGGACCGCTCGGGAAAAACGATCCCCAGGGCCTCGCGAAACGTCTGTCGCCGGGCACGATACTGTTCCATCACCTCCTCGACCGGCCGGAAACAGGTTTCCGGAGATCCCCTCCGGGCGGAGGCCGTCCGGAACATCCGGACCCATCCCCCCGGTCCGTCCTCCCAGACGGACAGGAAGAACTCGGCCAGACGCGAATCCCGTCCATAGAAGAGGGACCGCCAGAGCCGGACGGAAGACTCATAGAGCACGGGCTGGTCTTCGGGGACCAGAACAAGATTTGCCGGCGCTCCCAGAAGAAACGACATCTGGCGGAGAAGGGACTGGCAGAAGGAATGAATTGTCTGGATGGGAGCACGGTCAAACACGACGAGCGCTTCCCTCAATCTCATGTCAAGAAGAAGAGGGTCCGTTTCGAGGGTCTCAAGATACGCGCGGAGATCCGGGAGGATCTCCGCTTTCGAACCGGAGCGCCACTGCCGGACATCTTCCAGGAGCTTTTGGATCCGCTCCCGGACATCCTGCGCCGCAGCGCGGGTAAACGTCACCACGAGAATATTTTCCGGGGAAACCCCGGACAGAATGACCGACAGATAGAGGAGGGCAAGCGTCGTTGTCTTTCCGGTGCCGGCGGAAGCCTCGATCGCATGGATCCCTTCGAGGGGCAACCCGAGGTAGAGAGGGGTCTCGGAAAACCCTGTCATCGCTCTCCCTCCTGTCCGTCCGGGAACAGGCGGTCCAGTATGGGATTCCAGAGCTTTTGCGCCAGGAGTCCAAAAAACGGGTCTTTGATCCAGTCGCCCTCCGGATCGAAAAAAAGATGCGGGTAAAACCCTTCACGCCTTCGTGGATCTTTTCGGAAAGGGCTTTTCCATGAGTTTTTCTGACCATGATCAGTACGCCACGGGTCGAGTTGTCTCCAGGCGGTCTGTGCAGCGGCAATCGCCTTCCTGGGATCCGGACCTCTCCCCCTTTGGTTCCTCTGTTCCAGCGCATAGGCAAGGGACACGGCCGGCACAAACGGAAAAGTCCTCGTTCTGAACCGCCTGTACAGGACAAGGTAGGGCCGGAGAAGACGTGTTGCTTCCTCCGGTTCGGAGGACCAGAGAACGGGACGGTCCGTTGAATCGGTCCGGGGAAAATCCTTTGCCAGATTCAGAAGAACCGTCCCCCGGTAGAAGGAGAAGGCGAGGGAACCGGCAAGATGTGCAAGGAAGACCCGGAGAAGATCCGGAGGACGAAGCGCCCAGGGAAACGGATCCTGCACGATGAGGCCGGTTTCCCGATAAAGGGAGAGGGTTCCAAAAAGAAGAGAGCCGCCGATCCCGAGAGAAAAGCGTCGGGTTTCGGTGTGGTCTTCCTGAAGTCCCTCGAAGCCTCCGAGAAGCCTTTCACGGCGTTCCCGTCTTTTCCTGGTTTGCTGCTCCCGCTGGAGGGGACCCACCGGAGGCCAGGGATTCTGGGCGGGATCCGCTATTTCCTGAGACGGGTCGAGAAGAAAAGGTTCCTCGTCCAACAGAAGCGGACGCTCTCCTGCAACGGCAAGATTC
The sequence above is drawn from the Leptospirillum ferriphilum ML-04 genome and encodes:
- a CDS encoding response regulator transcription factor, with the protein product MTPAISGQTLILIVDCDPKITSVLQNLLERERYQVVTARDASEGLWAFRKIALTDRSILAVVDMSLPSRTGLEICRVIRSSPRGQKTPILALSGPEGADLKIQTLTEGAADDFLEKPFNPREFLVRIGVLLRRYYREEFRGLRFVFGPLTFDSDRMELRLSGKEILLTPIEYRIMHYLILHQGFLIRKEDLSAALWSPDAMVEEDNLKVHICSIRKKLGDPAKASRFIETVRGFGYRFRKHWQEAPPPEKDAP
- a CDS encoding YncE family protein; amino-acid sequence: MIRFRACRIVLAGIAVLGIVPVLFSHSLFARGDSRNDPGGWTTVATVPLPGPPGRFDYQSLDPRTGYLYIAGMGSDSLLVFNTRKNHLVADLPGFPHAHGVLVLPELHRAYVTVSPEGHSRKGHLAVVDTVSFRTIAMIPTGLHPDGLDRDPSTRRLFVSNEWGKSLTVIDLRTNHAIGTVPLGGEVGNTRLDPSTGQIVSLVQSTGDLVEINPATLKIVRRIPLPCEWPHSLYILVRPHRAFVGCEKDARLLSVNLDNEKISPRLSTGGKPDVLTWDPEDRRLFVASESGIVSVYREQAGTLSEISHRFLGKAAHTILFDPGNRLLYLPLENSGGRPVLRILDWREDGPGPVKSVVPGQSPSP
- the recD gene encoding exodeoxyribonuclease V subunit alpha; this encodes MKDLPEDFSAWCDREQEAGRMADIDRGLLILTRRGQPQTGSEEETLLVLLMVAILSRARRDGHVLIDLDEVQHHPWVLSWKNRLPDPSRWEAILDAHPLVTGPGEGPSPFLYANRCLYFSALYRQESFLARSIRERLSLGAREPDARDQEILRLASGGVEDRRRLLEGALFRPFFLLTGGPGTGKTYTSAEILKVWKILRPEAHLVVATPTGKAARRFREALSLPEVDVLTLHRLLGISPGGASPGEDRPLVQDLVLVDECSMVDLSLMARLFRALSPETSVILVGDPDQLSSVGPGSVFGDLALAMSVEQKTRPEISRAFQVLTRNYRQDSWDDFGRLAEGVRQGDAGTVLEILASGEKSGPIRWIEPRTGAIREIGKTLIEAWLPVVESRSAEEAWEKLGQFALLGAVREGPLGTRTVNRLLRNHFENRSGCYRRFVPVIVTENSVESGFMNGDPGLLEMEGNTAIRAFFQGPGQTMRVASPLLMPAWEEAFALTVHKSQGSEFDHVTVLLGSESNALLSRSLLYTAVTRARKRLTVYASRGVLREALSNAGGRSTGLFQALLATGRKESAPG
- a CDS encoding UvrD-helicase domain-containing protein; translated protein: MTGFSETPLYLGLPLEGIHAIEASAGTGKTTTLALLYLSVILSGVSPENILVVTFTRAAAQDVRERIQKLLEDVRQWRSGSKAEILPDLRAYLETLETDPLLLDMRLREALVVFDRAPIQTIHSFCQSLLRQMSFLLGAPANLVLVPEDQPVLYESSVRLWRSLFYGRDSRLAEFFLSVWEDGPGGWVRMFRTASARRGSPETCFRPVEEVMEQYRARRQTFREALGIVFPERSREVLPHRVRDLLGDREIPALGLSYDDADLGETFPPGEDALRELLGRTLQSARDLQEVIRSSFRDLAGTWKHRELREREVRGIATYDDLILRVADSLERESVAQRLRDRFPVAFVDESQDTSRDQSGIFARIYRDPRPGSALFWIGDPKQSIYRFRGADVGAYLEFSRQAKSSPASPPLRLSVNYRSSPGVLHAVNRLFGRHPSPFLLEGVSYHPSSPVSGRKPELVDPAFSGSCFLVYPGRGPKDKLDDFARVTADEVDRLLSGKILLNDRPLAASDIAVLVPKNDDGERVAGFFRERGIPYNSASPGSVFHTREADEIATVLDALLSPWRMPVLCLALGTGLFGWDARRIDGLVRDPEQARPVQEVFLEASRLWRTHGIRAAFRELFFRMGVWTRLLSAGRTRQRIDRLVDRIEKAAGQFPTPPDQHRFFSRARLSPEGESHEETVGGEPGTGVHILTVHKSKGLEFPVVFVPFGIPEKTRKEEEAFREEDGEDSDQSESLRLLYVALTRARERVYLFCPLNRKKQSALDHLLETDRHLEGRREKTVTEKRFFAMREALEEAFSGVDGVSFFEPRESSGERNHKTPKEQGKVEDEIVVRSLAHPLPVPRRVTSFTAIVARGEDSDAWNGTDPLIGDEDGEDLSGNLVERPGAAGRAFGVFVHGVLEEAGKWIVRYKKAKKISPSRADVREWLRSSFPSRPSDEVGGWTSSALELAEQGLCTPLIPISGLPLADLLDDRSRFEEPFLLRLPDEENAGEREVASHLRGVIDVVVWSGKTVYLIDYKTNFLTGEGNPYAPESLERVLSDHRYDLQARIYSGACRRHLALTGNEGEFGGFLFLFLRGMGRERGSGTVLWTPPKEGGP